GAGTAAAAGCTGTAGCTTCTGGTGCTTTTAAAATATATGTAGAAAATGTTCAGGAAGAATTCGTAACAGATTATCTGTTTAAAGCAGTAAAATCTGGAGCAGTATATGAAGGAAAATATCTTTTAGGAACATCTTTTGCAAGACCATTAATAGCAAAAAAACTTGTAGAAATAGCACATAAAGAAGGCGCTAAGTATATATGTCATGGCTGTACAGGAAAGGGAAATGATCAGGTAAGATTTGAAACAAGTATTGCTGCTTTAGATCCTTACATTAAAATTATAGCTCCTTGGAGAATGTGGGATATAAAATCAAGAGAAGATGCTATAGATTATGCAGCAAAAATGGGAGTAGAGGTTCCTGTTACAAAGGAAAAAATCTATTCAATGGATAGAAACATATGGCATGCAAGCCATGAAGGCGGAGATTTAGAAGACCCAAGAAATGAACACAAAAGAGATATGTATGTAATGACAACACCACCAGAAAAAGCTAAAGATGAATCCACTTATGTAAGTATTTATTTTGAACAGGGAATACCTAAAAAAATTGATGGAAAAGAACTTCCACCAGTTGAAATGATGGAGCTTTTAAATAAATTAGGGGGAGAAAATGGTATAGGTGTTGTAGACTTAATAGAAAACAGACTTGTGGGAATGAAATCAAGAGGAGTATATGAAACTCCAGGTGGAACTATACTATATGCAGCTCACAATGAACTTGAATATTTAACAGTACAGAAAAACACTTATCATTATAAGCAACTTATAGCACAAAAATATGCAGAACTTGTTTATGATGGACTTTGGTTTACAGATTTAAAAGATGCTCTTGATGCATTTATCGATAAAACTCAGGAACATGTAACTGGAACTGTTAAACTTAAGTTATATAAGGGAAATATTATGGTAGCTGGAACAGATACACCTTACGCTCTTTATGATGAAGGTATATCTTCCTTTGGAGCTAGTGAATTATATGATCATAAAGATGCAGAAGGTTTCATAAAATTATTCAGCTTACCTTGCAAGATAAAGGCTATGAAGGAATTAAAGGAAGGTAAATAATTATGAAACTCTGGGGCGGAAGATTTAAAAATGCTGAAAGTGAGCTGATGGAGGACTTTAATAGTTCTCTCAGCTTTGATAAAACTTTATACTATGAAGATATAATCGGCAGCATTGCACACGTAAAAATGCTGGTTAAATGTGATATTATTTCTGAAGAAGACGGAAATAAAATTATCTCCGGTTTAGATTCAATTTTAAAGGATATAGAAAGCGGAAGTCTTAAAATTGAAGGAGACTATGAAGACATACATAGTTTTATGGAGGTAAATTTAATTGAGAGAA
This genomic window from Clostridium pasteurianum DSM 525 = ATCC 6013 contains:
- a CDS encoding argininosuccinate synthase yields the protein MKDKVVLAYSGGLDTSIIIPWLKENYDLDVIAVCVDVGQNEDMEAVRVKAVASGAFKIYVENVQEEFVTDYLFKAVKSGAVYEGKYLLGTSFARPLIAKKLVEIAHKEGAKYICHGCTGKGNDQVRFETSIAALDPYIKIIAPWRMWDIKSREDAIDYAAKMGVEVPVTKEKIYSMDRNIWHASHEGGDLEDPRNEHKRDMYVMTTPPEKAKDESTYVSIYFEQGIPKKIDGKELPPVEMMELLNKLGGENGIGVVDLIENRLVGMKSRGVYETPGGTILYAAHNELEYLTVQKNTYHYKQLIAQKYAELVYDGLWFTDLKDALDAFIDKTQEHVTGTVKLKLYKGNIMVAGTDTPYALYDEGISSFGASELYDHKDAEGFIKLFSLPCKIKAMKELKEGK